The following coding sequences lie in one Pirellulales bacterium genomic window:
- a CDS encoding 4Fe-4S binding protein: protein MGKPGQKHFFIDPNRCIGCKSCVEACSECDTHKGHSMIHLEQVDRSVSPQTVPVVCMHCDSPTCAEVCPADAIKRTADGVVQTARKPRCIACNNCVLACPFGVPKMNSDFELMMKCDMCYDRTSVGKQPMCTTVCPSRALHYGTWEEIEQLR, encoded by the coding sequence GTGGGAAAGCCGGGCCAGAAGCATTTTTTCATCGATCCCAATCGCTGCATTGGCTGCAAGTCGTGCGTGGAGGCGTGCAGCGAATGCGACACGCACAAAGGGCATTCGATGATTCACCTGGAGCAAGTCGATCGGTCGGTTTCTCCCCAAACCGTGCCGGTGGTGTGCATGCACTGCGACAGCCCCACCTGCGCCGAAGTGTGTCCGGCCGACGCGATCAAGCGCACGGCCGACGGCGTGGTGCAAACGGCCCGCAAGCCGCGCTGCATCGCCTGCAACAATTGCGTGCTGGCCTGCCCGTTCGGCGTGCCCAAGATGAACAGCGACTTCGAACTGATGATGAAGTGCGACATGTGCTACGACCGCACGTCGGTCGGCAAGCAACCGATGTGCACCACCGTTTGCCCAAGCCGCGCGCTGCACTATGGGACGTGGGAGGAGATCGAGCAGTTGCGGC